The genomic DNA GCATTCTGTTGACCCTCTTTTTTTATCTCTTCAGGAAGTAAATGAAGGGTATAGGAATTTCCTTTTTTGGACGCAGATCGACTCGGATCGGCTGAAAGCCGATTGAATTCGGATCGGCAGAGAGCCGATCGTGCAGTCGGATCGGCCGAAGGCCGATTGTATTTCCAGGATTTAATTTGAAAACAAGTTTTAAGTTGCAAGATACAGGTATAGATTTCCGTCTTGAGCTTTCAGCTTTGAGCTTGTTTCTTGAATCTGCGGGTATCGGCGAAAATCTGCGTCCTAATTCAAGCGGTTAAAAAAAGATTACGTCCGGTTGCCCGGGCAATATCGGGAAAGGATCCTCTGGATAATTTCCGAAGTGGAAATCGAAGGGACCAATTCCACCCTCCTTACCGCTCCTCCGTAAGTCCGGACCAGATCGGCCCCGATGATCTTGTCCAGGGACCAGTCGGCCCCTTTGACCAGGACCGCCGGCTTTATCATTTCTATCAGCTTTGAGGGGTCGGCCTCATCAAAAAGGACGATAAAATCAACACACTCCAGGGCAGCCAAAACCTCGGCCCGTTGGTCTTCCGATATCAGGGGGCGGTGGGGGTCCTTTATCAGACGAACCGATCGGTCACTGTTCAACCCGATAATCAGGCAGTCTCCCGAGGACCGGGCTTCCTGAAGATAGCGCACATGTCCCACATGAAGCAGATCAAAACAGCCGTTAGTAAAGACGATTTTTTGTCCCTTCTTTTTAAGTTCGGTTACGATGGGATTAAGCTGCGAAGGGGAGATAATTTTCTTTTTCATTCAAATCCTACCCTGGCCAGGGTTAAAACATAAACCTCCTTGGCCCCGGATTTTTTTAAGACCCTGGCGCATTCATTGACCGTCGCCCCGGTGGTAAAGACATCATCGACCAAAAGGAGATGTTTGTCCGTTATTTCTTGCCGTTCTGTTACTTCAAAGGCCCCGCGGACATTTTTTTCCCGTTCCCGATGATCCAGCTGCACCTGAGGGGGGGTATTCCTGATCCGTCTGAGGGCCTTTATCAACACCTGTTTGTTATGGGTCTTTCCCAATGATTTCCCTAATAGAAGGGCCTGGTTGAAACCTCTTTTCCGGAGCCGGGTGGGGTGGAGCGGCACCGGAA from Deltaproteobacteria bacterium includes the following:
- the rfaE2 gene encoding D-glycero-beta-D-manno-heptose 1-phosphate adenylyltransferase, whose translation is MKKKIISPSQLNPIVTELKKKGQKIVFTNGCFDLLHVGHVRYLQEARSSGDCLIIGLNSDRSVRLIKDPHRPLISEDQRAEVLAALECVDFIVLFDEADPSKLIEMIKPAVLVKGADWSLDKIIGADLVRTYGGAVRRVELVPSISTSEIIQRILSRYCPGNRT